One Streptomyces sp. V4I8 genomic window carries:
- a CDS encoding serine/threonine-protein kinase, protein MQGQLVSGRYRLADAIGSGGMGRVWRAHDEVLHRAVAIKELTAALYVSESDQERLLARTRAEARAAARINHSAVVTVHDVLEHDGRPWIVMELVEGYSLADAVKERGRVEPTEAARIGLWVLRALRAAHTAGVLHRDIKPGNVLLSEDGRVLLTDFGIAQIEGDSTITRTGEVVGSVDYLAPERVRGHDPGPASDLWALGATLYTAVEGRSPFRRTSPLGTMQAVVEEEAAQPQHAGPLTPVISALLRKDPATRPGAAEAEQMLAEAAEGRRPSAAQAYVPTQHTRYEPEARTGAAHTGGAAPTGAVTAATGTPYPPMNGPTSAGSPYDTAGTGTGTGPAPARPPRRRRRLRTLALVVAFAAIVGGGTAVVLQKWGTETDGTSVSSTPGPTASESPRPDAGVPSSWVRYKDPLGFSLYLPKGWKREVVGKEIEGLQQVDYTPDGGEHFVRIAVDTSPDFANAYDHQRDLEDYLRRHLADYATVSLKKDLYRDREGSLWEYTWTALAKDTPFPGPRRAIDQAYIDRDGTEYAIYMSSPVTDWAATRKKFTAVLQGWQTSGS, encoded by the coding sequence ATGCAGGGCCAGCTCGTTTCGGGCCGCTACCGGCTCGCCGACGCGATCGGCAGCGGCGGTATGGGGCGGGTGTGGCGTGCTCATGACGAGGTGCTGCATCGGGCCGTCGCGATCAAGGAGCTGACCGCCGCGCTCTATGTCTCCGAGAGCGACCAGGAGCGGCTGCTCGCGCGCACCCGCGCCGAGGCGCGCGCCGCCGCGCGCATCAACCACTCGGCCGTGGTCACCGTGCATGACGTGCTGGAGCACGACGGCCGGCCGTGGATCGTGATGGAGCTGGTCGAGGGGTACTCCCTGGCCGACGCGGTCAAGGAGCGCGGACGCGTCGAGCCCACCGAGGCCGCCCGCATCGGACTGTGGGTGCTGCGGGCACTGCGCGCCGCCCACACCGCCGGCGTCCTGCACCGCGACATCAAGCCCGGCAACGTCCTGCTCTCCGAGGACGGCCGCGTCCTCCTCACCGACTTCGGCATCGCCCAGATCGAGGGCGACTCCACCATCACCCGCACCGGCGAGGTCGTCGGCTCGGTCGACTACCTCGCCCCCGAGCGCGTCCGCGGCCACGACCCCGGGCCCGCCTCCGACCTGTGGGCGCTCGGCGCGACGCTCTACACCGCGGTGGAGGGCCGCTCGCCCTTCCGCCGCACCTCCCCGCTGGGCACCATGCAGGCGGTCGTCGAGGAGGAGGCGGCCCAGCCGCAGCACGCCGGCCCCCTCACGCCCGTGATCAGCGCCCTGCTGCGCAAGGATCCGGCCACCCGGCCCGGTGCCGCCGAGGCCGAGCAGATGCTGGCCGAGGCGGCGGAGGGAAGGCGGCCGAGCGCGGCGCAGGCGTACGTGCCGACACAGCACACGCGGTACGAGCCGGAGGCGCGCACAGGGGCCGCGCACACCGGGGGAGCCGCGCCCACCGGGGCCGTGACGGCGGCGACCGGCACGCCGTACCCGCCGATGAACGGTCCGACATCGGCCGGGTCGCCGTACGACACCGCGGGCACCGGCACAGGTACCGGCCCCGCGCCCGCCCGGCCGCCCAGGCGCCGCCGTCGGCTGCGCACGCTCGCCCTAGTCGTCGCGTTCGCCGCGATCGTCGGCGGGGGCACCGCGGTGGTGCTGCAGAAATGGGGGACGGAGACGGACGGCACGTCCGTCTCGAGCACGCCCGGCCCCACGGCGAGCGAGTCGCCGCGCCCGGACGCCGGTGTGCCCTCGTCCTGGGTCCGCTACAAGGACCCCCTGGGCTTCAGCCTCTACCTGCCCAAGGGCTGGAAGCGGGAGGTGGTCGGCAAGGAGATCGAAGGGCTCCAGCAGGTCGACTACACGCCCGACGGCGGTGAGCACTTCGTCCGTATCGCCGTCGACACCTCGCCCGACTTCGCGAACGCCTACGACCACCAGCGGGACCTGGAGGATTACCTGAGGCGGCACCTGGCCGACTACGCGACCGTGTCCCTGAAGAAGGACCTCTACCGCGACCGCGAGGGCTCCCTGTGGGAGTACACGTGGACCGCGCTGGCCAAGGACACGCCCTTCCCCGGACCGCGCCGGGCCATCGACCAGGCGTACATCGACCGGGACGGCACGGAGTACGCGATCTACATGTCCTCGCCCGTGACCGACTGGGCGGCCACCCGCAAGAAGTTCACGGCGGTGCTGCAGGGCTGGCAGACGAGCGGATCCTGA
- a CDS encoding serine/threonine-protein kinase: protein MGTEGANFRVIAGRYRLEEQLGRGGMGVVWRATDQLLVRQVAVKELPFDETLSAAEARRRRERTLREARAVAQLSHPHVIVVHDILKDDERPYIVMELVDGDSLADRIAAHGPVDAHEAARIGVDLLSALRTAHEAGVLHRDITPANVLIENGTDRVVLTDFGIAQVPGTSTLTESGAFVGSPEYTAPERMSGARTGPAADLWSVGALLCAALSGESPFRRDSLSGIVLAVVSDDIRPPAQAAPILPVVQGLLERDPGRRLDAAGAERMLRDFLETGHTVVPKRFGRVAVAVSAERPYSTRSMLATVVLVAAMGVAGVSAAALLMNGDGDGGVVPTSSAPGASGGPTATSPSPGTSASPSGSPSPGRSPSPSRPSSPSTAPSPSTSSSPSASSSPGTSALVPTNSE from the coding sequence ATGGGGACCGAGGGAGCCAACTTCCGTGTGATCGCGGGGCGTTACCGCCTTGAGGAGCAGCTCGGTCGCGGCGGCATGGGCGTCGTATGGCGGGCGACCGACCAGTTGCTCGTACGGCAGGTGGCCGTCAAGGAGCTCCCTTTCGACGAGACGCTCTCCGCGGCCGAGGCCCGGCGCCGGCGCGAGCGCACGCTGCGCGAGGCCCGGGCGGTGGCACAGCTGAGCCACCCGCACGTCATCGTCGTCCACGACATCCTGAAGGACGACGAACGCCCGTACATCGTGATGGAGCTGGTCGACGGGGACTCCCTCGCCGACCGGATCGCGGCGCACGGGCCCGTCGACGCGCACGAGGCCGCCCGGATCGGCGTCGACCTGCTGAGCGCCCTGCGGACGGCCCATGAGGCCGGGGTCCTGCACCGGGACATCACACCGGCCAACGTGCTCATCGAGAACGGCACCGACCGTGTCGTCCTCACCGACTTCGGCATCGCCCAGGTGCCGGGCACCTCCACGCTCACCGAGTCCGGGGCCTTCGTCGGCTCGCCGGAGTACACCGCGCCCGAGCGGATGTCCGGGGCCAGGACCGGCCCCGCCGCCGACCTGTGGTCGGTGGGCGCGCTGCTGTGCGCGGCCCTGAGCGGTGAATCACCGTTCCGGCGCGACTCGTTGAGCGGCATCGTGCTCGCCGTGGTGTCCGACGACATACGTCCGCCCGCGCAGGCGGCGCCGATCCTGCCCGTCGTCCAGGGGCTGCTGGAGCGGGATCCCGGGCGGCGGCTGGACGCGGCGGGGGCGGAGCGGATGCTGCGGGACTTCCTGGAGACAGGGCACACGGTCGTGCCGAAACGGTTCGGCAGGGTCGCCGTGGCGGTTTCGGCGGAGCGCCCGTACTCGACCCGCAGCATGCTGGCCACCGTCGTGCTGGTCGCCGCGATGGGGGTGGCGGGGGTGTCGGCGGCGGCGCTGCTGATGAACGGGGACGGCGACGGGGGTGTCGTGCCGACCAGTTCGGCGCCGGGGGCCTCGGGCGGGCCTACCGCCACGTCGCCGTCGCCGGGTACGTCGGCGTCACCAAGTGGGTCGCCGTCACCAGGCAGGTCGCCGTCACCCAGCAGGCCCTCTTCGCCGAGTACGGCCCCTTCGCCGAGTACGTCCTCCTCGCCCAGCGCGTCCTCCTCACCCGGCACTTCGGCACTCGTGCCCACCAACTCTGAATAA
- a CDS encoding serine/threonine-protein kinase, whose amino-acid sequence MSSNGGAPYRSDEPTSFELQPPQPNPPGPVPHPNNPYAAPVQPATPPTPDPGTGRLIAGRYRLLAKLGHGGMGTVWRAKDETVDREVAVKEPRVPDHLPERERANAFERMRREARAAARLDHPAVVNVHDVAVVDGQPWIVMELVQGRSLGDALQEGTLGARDAARIGLEVLGALEAAHAAGILHRDVKPDNVMLGRHDRVVLTDFGIAQIEGETNLTDTGGFVGSPEYIAPERVLGQRPGPASDLWSLGVVLYAATEGVSPFRRSNTPATLQSVLNATPAPPAAAQGPLAEAINGLLQKDPARRPNAAQTRALLEQTANPPAPAPTTQVVRITEGAKGGVRLGRKTLLGLGATVVAAGVATYLVIADPFAGPLPDGWETHQEKALGASLAAPDGYKRTVPEDADEGHWVTYTDASGAISIGLRLDKKAEDDSNSIAGSAAAEMYEDDGDYKENGKYEVGMPANPKTAPEQTTYQGRKSAENTISYTTDDTQDPRPRELRIFYYKTSAGDMYKLTVSYPGNGDFTDRGHEVAQTAIDNLKIDKL is encoded by the coding sequence ATGAGCAGCAACGGGGGAGCCCCTTACCGGTCCGACGAGCCGACGAGTTTTGAACTGCAACCGCCGCAGCCGAACCCGCCCGGGCCGGTTCCCCACCCGAACAACCCGTACGCCGCGCCCGTTCAGCCCGCCACCCCGCCCACCCCGGACCCCGGCACCGGGCGGTTGATCGCAGGCCGTTACCGCCTGCTCGCCAAGCTCGGGCACGGTGGCATGGGCACCGTGTGGCGGGCCAAGGACGAGACCGTGGACCGCGAGGTCGCCGTCAAGGAGCCTCGCGTACCGGATCACCTTCCCGAACGCGAACGCGCCAACGCCTTCGAGCGCATGCGTCGCGAGGCGCGCGCCGCGGCCCGGCTCGATCACCCCGCGGTCGTGAACGTGCATGACGTCGCGGTCGTGGACGGTCAGCCGTGGATCGTGATGGAGCTGGTGCAGGGCCGCTCGCTGGGCGACGCGCTCCAGGAGGGCACGCTCGGTGCCCGGGACGCGGCGAGAATCGGCCTCGAAGTGCTCGGCGCGCTGGAGGCCGCCCACGCGGCGGGCATCCTGCACCGCGACGTGAAGCCGGACAACGTCATGCTCGGCCGCCACGACCGCGTCGTCCTCACCGACTTCGGCATCGCCCAGATCGAGGGCGAGACCAACCTGACCGACACCGGCGGCTTCGTCGGCTCGCCCGAGTACATCGCGCCGGAGCGGGTGCTGGGCCAGCGCCCGGGACCGGCGAGCGACCTGTGGTCCCTCGGCGTCGTCCTGTACGCGGCGACCGAGGGCGTCTCGCCGTTCCGCCGCAGCAACACCCCGGCCACCCTCCAGTCGGTCCTCAATGCCACGCCCGCGCCGCCCGCCGCGGCCCAGGGACCGCTCGCGGAGGCCATCAACGGCCTGCTCCAGAAGGACCCGGCACGCCGCCCCAACGCCGCGCAGACCCGTGCGCTGCTGGAACAGACGGCCAACCCGCCGGCGCCGGCCCCGACCACGCAGGTCGTGCGGATCACGGAGGGCGCCAAGGGCGGCGTCCGGCTCGGGCGCAAGACGCTCCTCGGGCTCGGCGCGACGGTCGTCGCGGCGGGGGTGGCGACGTACCTGGTGATCGCCGACCCGTTCGCGGGGCCGTTGCCGGACGGTTGGGAGACCCACCAGGAGAAGGCCCTCGGCGCGAGCCTCGCGGCGCCCGACGGCTACAAGCGGACCGTGCCCGAGGACGCCGACGAAGGCCACTGGGTCACATACACCGACGCGAGCGGAGCCATCTCGATCGGCTTGCGGCTCGACAAGAAGGCCGAGGACGACAGCAACTCCATCGCCGGTTCCGCGGCCGCCGAGATGTACGAGGACGACGGCGACTACAAGGAGAACGGCAAATACGAGGTCGGCATGCCGGCGAACCCGAAGACGGCTCCCGAGCAGACCACCTACCAGGGCAGGAAGTCCGCCGAGAACACAATCAGCTACACCACCGACGACACCCAGGATCCCCGCCCGCGCGAGCTGCGGATCTTCTACTACAAGACCTCCGCCGGCGACATGTACAAGCTCACCGTCAGCTACCCGGGCAACGGCGACTTCACGGACCGGGGACATGAGGTGGCGCAGACGGCCATCGACAACCTGAAGATCGACAAGCTCTGA
- a CDS encoding protein kinase, whose product MSEDGGRTGPNERVIGGRYRLIERIGSGGMGTVWRALDELVDREVAVKQPRLPGDPEDAAHQRAAHRLYREARAAARVEHPAAVAIHDVVVEDTLPWIVMELVRGESLHEVLRRGPVQATEAARIGLAVLGALRAAHAVGIVHRDVKPANVLLGAHHRVVLTDFGIAHIQGEESLTVSGEFVGSLEFIAPERMSGRGAGPASDLWSLGVLLYAAVEGWSPFRRTTLESTLAAILAADPPEPKQAGPLGSLIVRLLVKDPERRPGADEVGAVLEAVAEGWPVPVPSGGSAGAGPQDASGLLEFAEDSGTVRLKGGAASGETDGPGPEPISESSSEAAPERKAESSSEAAPEPKPEPVSEATKGTSDEEAATPSAPSALSTPSAASKSQLRSRLLRPVPVALLGVLLVGGTWFTTSSFLVDKDDDGKVMNPVHTAPLAPAATPTPSPTALTWTSHREGKLNAVLSVPSRYELFHRQGSPTDQPRLVIYEGDRVSVRLTRWDKVSAPLKSQAAMQSGYWKLTDAKASTQYTDTSFQGYDAVLADTTYEDGDVPTRVMELFVMTDDARLYALRVRMPKGTAREKEGTAVFKGARDRLEIE is encoded by the coding sequence ATGAGTGAAGACGGCGGCCGCACCGGACCCAACGAGCGTGTGATCGGCGGGCGTTACCGCCTGATCGAGCGCATCGGCTCCGGCGGCATGGGCACCGTCTGGCGGGCTCTCGACGAACTCGTGGACCGCGAAGTCGCCGTCAAACAGCCGAGGTTGCCCGGCGACCCGGAGGACGCGGCCCATCAGCGGGCCGCCCACCGGCTCTACCGTGAGGCCCGCGCCGCCGCCCGCGTCGAGCATCCGGCCGCCGTCGCCATCCATGACGTCGTCGTCGAGGACACGCTGCCCTGGATCGTCATGGAGCTGGTGCGCGGCGAGTCCCTGCACGAGGTCCTCCGGCGCGGCCCGGTGCAGGCGACCGAGGCCGCCCGCATCGGCCTCGCCGTCCTCGGCGCCCTGCGCGCCGCGCACGCCGTCGGCATCGTCCACCGCGACGTCAAGCCCGCCAACGTGCTGCTCGGAGCGCACCACCGCGTCGTCCTCACCGACTTCGGCATCGCCCACATCCAGGGCGAGGAGTCCCTCACCGTCAGCGGCGAGTTCGTCGGCTCCCTGGAGTTCATCGCCCCCGAGCGGATGTCCGGCCGCGGCGCCGGCCCCGCCTCCGACCTGTGGTCCCTGGGCGTGCTCCTGTACGCGGCCGTGGAGGGCTGGTCCCCCTTCCGCCGTACGACCCTGGAGTCCACGCTCGCCGCGATCCTCGCCGCGGACCCGCCCGAGCCCAAGCAGGCGGGTCCGCTGGGGTCGCTGATCGTGCGGCTGCTGGTGAAGGACCCCGAGCGGCGGCCCGGCGCGGACGAGGTCGGGGCGGTGCTGGAGGCGGTGGCGGAGGGGTGGCCGGTGCCGGTTCCCTCCGGGGGTTCGGCAGGGGCGGGGCCACAGGATGCTTCGGGGCTGCTGGAGTTCGCGGAGGATTCGGGGACGGTACGGCTGAAGGGCGGGGCGGCATCCGGAGAGACGGATGGGCCGGGGCCCGAGCCGATATCCGAGTCGAGCTCGGAAGCCGCGCCCGAGCGGAAAGCAGAGTCGAGTTCGGAAGCCGCGCCCGAGCCGAAACCCGAGCCGGTATCCGAAGCCACCAAGGGAACCTCTGACGAAGAGGCGGCCACCCCCTCCGCTCCCTCCGCCCTCTCCACTCCCTCCGCAGCCTCCAAGTCCCAGCTCCGCTCCCGGCTGCTGCGCCCCGTCCCGGTCGCCCTCCTCGGCGTCCTCCTGGTCGGCGGCACCTGGTTCACCACCTCCTCCTTCCTCGTCGACAAGGACGACGACGGCAAGGTGATGAACCCCGTCCACACCGCTCCCCTCGCCCCGGCGGCCACTCCCACCCCGAGCCCCACCGCCCTCACCTGGACCAGCCACCGGGAGGGGAAGCTGAACGCTGTCCTCTCCGTGCCGAGCCGGTACGAACTGTTCCACCGCCAGGGCAGCCCGACCGACCAGCCCCGGCTCGTGATCTACGAGGGCGACCGCGTCAGCGTCCGGCTCACCCGGTGGGACAAGGTCTCCGCGCCGCTCAAGAGCCAGGCGGCCATGCAGTCCGGTTACTGGAAACTGACGGACGCCAAGGCCTCCACCCAGTACACCGACACCAGCTTCCAGGGCTACGACGCCGTCCTGGCCGACACCACCTACGAGGACGGCGACGTCCCGACCCGGGTGATGGAGCTGTTCGTCATGACCGACGACGCGCGCCTGTACGCACTCCGCGTCAGGATGCCCAAGGGAACGGCGAGGGAGAAGGAAGGCACCGCGGTCTTCAAGGGCGCCCGTGACCGACTCGAGATCGAGTGA
- a CDS encoding succinic semialdehyde dehydrogenase: MTDAQAPAKTGTNPLAPAPEGARTAADVVTPELVAQLTKGVVGSGRTANHTPFTGEKLADLPESTPEDVQKAFEAARTAQAVWAQVPVRQRAAVLLRFHDLMLERQAEVLDLIQLETGKARLHAHEEVQAVAVAARHYGRKAPAYLKPKRHAGAMPTLTRVTELRHPRGVVGQIAPWNYPLELSVGDALPAFVTGNAVVMKPDTETCLTALWARDLLIEAGLPADVFQVVLGEGPVVGPEVVKHADYVSFTGSTRTGREVAQGAAARLIGVSLELGGKNAMLVLEDADVEKAAAGAVRACFSSAGQLCISIERLYVHESVADAFVERFAARTKAMRLGKSLAYGADMGSLVGERQLETVTRHVEEAVAKGAKVVAGGTARPDIGPYFFEPTILDGVEPEMSVCAEETFGPVVSIYRFKTEDEAIEHANSTPYGLNSSVWTKDGSRGRAVAARLRTGTVNVNEGYAPAYGSVQSPMGGMKDSGLGRRHGSEGILKYTEAQTVAQQRLLPMAPSLGMDDEKYAQFMSRSLRLMKAFRFR; encoded by the coding sequence ATGACGGACGCGCAGGCCCCGGCCAAGACCGGCACGAACCCCCTCGCCCCCGCCCCGGAGGGCGCCCGTACCGCAGCCGACGTGGTCACCCCCGAGCTGGTGGCCCAGCTCACCAAGGGCGTGGTCGGCTCCGGTCGTACCGCCAACCACACGCCGTTCACCGGCGAGAAGCTGGCCGACCTGCCCGAATCCACGCCCGAGGACGTGCAGAAGGCCTTCGAGGCGGCCCGCACGGCCCAGGCCGTCTGGGCGCAGGTGCCCGTACGGCAGCGCGCCGCCGTCCTGCTCCGCTTCCACGACCTGATGCTCGAACGCCAGGCCGAGGTTCTGGACCTCATCCAGCTGGAGACCGGCAAGGCCCGTCTGCATGCCCACGAGGAGGTGCAGGCCGTAGCCGTCGCGGCCCGCCATTACGGCCGTAAGGCACCCGCCTACCTCAAGCCGAAGCGGCACGCGGGCGCCATGCCCACGCTCACCCGCGTCACCGAACTGCGCCACCCGCGCGGCGTCGTCGGTCAGATAGCCCCCTGGAACTACCCCCTGGAGCTGTCCGTCGGCGACGCGCTCCCGGCGTTCGTCACGGGCAACGCGGTCGTCATGAAGCCGGACACGGAGACCTGCCTGACCGCCCTGTGGGCCCGTGACCTGCTCATCGAGGCCGGTCTGCCCGCCGACGTCTTCCAGGTCGTCCTCGGCGAGGGCCCGGTCGTCGGCCCCGAGGTCGTCAAGCACGCCGACTACGTCTCCTTCACCGGTTCCACCCGCACCGGCCGCGAGGTCGCCCAGGGTGCCGCCGCTCGCCTGATCGGCGTCTCCCTCGAACTCGGCGGCAAGAACGCGATGCTGGTCCTGGAGGACGCCGACGTGGAGAAGGCCGCCGCGGGCGCCGTCCGCGCCTGCTTCTCCTCCGCGGGCCAGCTGTGCATCTCCATCGAGCGGCTGTACGTCCACGAGTCCGTCGCGGACGCCTTCGTCGAGCGCTTCGCCGCCCGCACCAAGGCGATGCGGCTGGGCAAGTCCCTCGCGTACGGCGCCGACATGGGCTCCCTGGTCGGCGAGCGCCAGCTGGAGACGGTCACCCGGCACGTCGAGGAGGCCGTGGCGAAGGGCGCGAAGGTCGTCGCCGGCGGCACGGCCCGTCCCGACATCGGCCCGTACTTCTTCGAGCCGACCATCCTCGACGGCGTCGAGCCGGAGATGAGCGTCTGCGCCGAGGAGACCTTCGGCCCGGTCGTCTCCATCTACCGTTTCAAGACCGAGGACGAGGCGATCGAACACGCCAACTCCACGCCGTACGGCCTCAACTCCTCCGTCTGGACGAAGGACGGCAGCCGCGGCCGCGCGGTCGCCGCCCGCCTGCGCACCGGCACGGTCAACGTCAACGAGGGCTACGCCCCCGCCTACGGCAGCGTCCAGTCGCCCATGGGCGGTATGAAGGACTCCGGCCTCGGCCGCCGCCACGGCTCCGAGGGCATCCTCAAGTACACGGAGGCCCAGACGGTCGCCCAGCAGCGGCTGCTGCCGATGGCGCCGTCGCTGGGGATGGACGACGAGAAGTACGCGCAGTTCATGAGCAGGAGCCTGCGGCTGATGAAGGCGTTCCGCTTCCGCTAG
- a CDS encoding GMC oxidoreductase, with amino-acid sequence MSQENSAQKQDDGSGHDGYDGYDYDVIVVGSGFGGSVTALRLTEKGYRVGVLEAGRRWTRETLPRNSWDLKNYLWAPKLGMYGIQRIHLLGNVMVLAGAGVGGGSLNYANTLYVPPKAFFDDPQWRDITDWQEELKPYYDQAQRMLGVRLNPTMTPSDVHLKAAAERMGVGDSFHMAPVGVFFGDGKDAEGESRATPGQEVSDPYFGGAGPARKACTECGECMTGCRHGAKNTLNENYLYLAEKAGAVVHPLTTVVSVTDDSQGGYAVATLPTDRGKKGGGRLFKARRVVIAAGTYGTQTLLHRMKAGGQLPYVSAKLGELTRTNSEALVGAQTDNRRYRKVTGETKVDFTRGVAITSSIHPDANTHIEPVRYGKGSNSMGGLSILQVPYAEGRSRVGAWLANAARHPLLVLRSLSNRRWSERTIIGLVMQSLDNSLTTYLKPDGVGKGLLTARQGHGAPNPKQIKAASEAASSIAADINGFAGSNVGELMGTPLTAHFLGGCPIGDSPETGVIDPYHRLYGHPGISVVDGAAVSANLGVNPSLTITAQAERAMSYWPNKGEADPRPAQGAAYERLKPVEPQSPAVPAEAFGALRLPFLGMPAVPPKK; translated from the coding sequence GTGTCACAGGAGAACTCTGCCCAGAAGCAGGACGACGGCTCCGGCCACGACGGATACGACGGATACGACTATGACGTCATCGTCGTCGGTTCGGGCTTCGGCGGTTCCGTCACCGCCCTGCGCCTGACCGAGAAGGGCTACCGCGTAGGCGTCCTGGAGGCCGGCCGCCGCTGGACTCGCGAGACCCTCCCGAGGAACTCCTGGGACCTCAAGAACTACCTCTGGGCCCCCAAGCTCGGCATGTACGGCATCCAGCGCATCCACCTGCTGGGCAACGTCATGGTCCTCGCGGGGGCGGGCGTGGGCGGCGGCTCCCTCAACTACGCCAACACCCTCTACGTACCGCCGAAGGCCTTCTTCGACGACCCCCAGTGGCGTGACATCACCGACTGGCAGGAGGAGCTGAAGCCGTACTACGACCAGGCGCAGCGCATGCTCGGCGTACGGCTCAACCCGACGATGACCCCGTCCGACGTCCACCTCAAGGCGGCCGCCGAGCGGATGGGCGTCGGCGACAGCTTCCACATGGCGCCGGTCGGCGTCTTCTTCGGCGACGGCAAGGACGCCGAGGGGGAGTCGCGGGCCACGCCCGGCCAGGAGGTGTCCGACCCGTACTTCGGCGGGGCGGGCCCGGCGCGCAAGGCGTGCACGGAGTGCGGCGAGTGCATGACCGGCTGCCGCCACGGCGCGAAGAACACCCTCAACGAGAACTACCTCTACCTGGCCGAGAAGGCCGGCGCGGTCGTCCACCCCCTGACGACGGTCGTCTCCGTCACGGACGACTCGCAGGGCGGCTACGCGGTGGCGACCCTGCCGACCGACCGCGGGAAGAAGGGCGGGGGCAGGCTGTTCAAGGCCCGCCGGGTGGTGATCGCGGCGGGTACGTACGGCACCCAGACCCTGCTGCACCGCATGAAGGCGGGCGGCCAACTGCCGTACGTGTCGGCGAAGCTGGGCGAGCTGACCCGCACCAACTCGGAGGCCCTGGTCGGCGCGCAGACCGACAACCGGCGCTACCGCAAGGTGACGGGCGAGACGAAGGTCGACTTCACGCGCGGAGTCGCCATCACGTCGTCCATCCACCCCGACGCCAACACCCACATCGAGCCGGTCCGCTACGGCAAGGGCTCCAACTCGATGGGCGGCCTGTCGATCCTCCAGGTCCCCTACGCGGAGGGTCGCTCGCGGGTCGGCGCCTGGCTGGCGAACGCGGCCCGCCACCCCCTGCTGGTCCTGCGCTCCCTCTCCAACCGCCGCTGGTCGGAGCGGACCATCATCGGCCTGGTGATGCAGTCGCTGGACAACTCCCTGACGACGTACCTGAAACCGGACGGCGTCGGAAAGGGCCTGCTGACGGCCCGCCAGGGCCACGGCGCCCCCAACCCCAAGCAGATCAAGGCGGCTTCGGAGGCCGCCTCGTCGATCGCCGCCGACATCAACGGCTTCGCCGGCTCCAACGTCGGCGAACTGATGGGCACCCCCCTCACCGCCCACTTCCTCGGCGGCTGCCCGATCGGCGACTCACCCGAGACCGGCGTCATCGACCCGTACCACCGCCTCTACGGCCACCCCGGCATCTCGGTCGTCGACGGAGCGGCGGTCTCGGCCAACCTCGGCGTCAACCCGTCCCTGACGATCACGGCACAGGCCGAGCGGGCGATGTCGTACTGGCCCAACAAGGGCGAGGCCGATCCGCGCCCGGCGCAGGGGGCGGCGTACGAACGCCTGAAGCCGGTCGAGCCGCAGTCCCCGGCGGTCCCGGCGGAGGCGTTCGGGGCGTTGCGGCTGCCGTTCCTGGGGATGCCGGCGGTGCCGCCGAAGAAGTAG
- a CDS encoding LAETG motif-containing sortase-dependent surface protein, which translates to MKLRRALAAAATTAVIAPITLLSAPAAFATDETPAPTVSESTPAVETPDPTNEETTPATEEPTPTQDDTTPATEEPTPTEDPTAPATEEPTPTEEPTSSTSPSPSASESAPEEEVDFCEDADEESVGLSEDLHSGLSGLPETIVAGSGWTNFSFDVSNSGDQDIKNIKPLIGVAAVGWDEVDYSGQIKVQVFNKETGSWQTLADAAGEGATFTAFALDAGQSTSFKLRLSVSGKVPDAIGITGGFAQYSDADGCWLADDPNGWIYFFDILAAGSDPGKPDDAKPQTGGQTPISDVNEVDVDGSLAETGSSSGLPIIATVGGVAIVAGAGVMFAMKRRRTGAAA; encoded by the coding sequence ATGAAGCTTCGCCGTGCCCTGGCCGCCGCGGCCACGACGGCCGTCATAGCGCCGATCACGCTGCTGTCCGCGCCGGCCGCGTTCGCCACGGACGAGACCCCGGCGCCGACGGTGTCGGAGAGCACCCCGGCTGTCGAGACGCCGGACCCGACGAACGAGGAAACCACGCCGGCCACCGAAGAGCCGACGCCCACGCAGGACGACACCACGCCGGCCACCGAAGAGCCGACGCCCACCGAGGACCCGACCGCGCCGGCGACCGAGGAGCCGACGCCCACCGAGGAGCCCACGTCCTCCACCTCGCCGTCGCCGAGCGCCAGCGAGAGCGCCCCCGAGGAGGAGGTCGACTTCTGCGAGGACGCCGACGAGGAGTCGGTCGGCCTCAGCGAGGACCTGCACAGCGGTCTGTCGGGCCTGCCCGAGACGATCGTCGCCGGCAGCGGCTGGACCAACTTCTCGTTCGACGTCTCCAACTCCGGTGACCAGGACATCAAGAACATCAAGCCGCTGATCGGCGTCGCCGCGGTCGGCTGGGACGAGGTCGACTACTCCGGCCAGATCAAGGTCCAGGTCTTCAACAAGGAGACCGGCAGCTGGCAGACGCTCGCGGACGCCGCCGGTGAGGGCGCGACCTTCACCGCGTTCGCGCTCGACGCCGGCCAGTCGACCTCGTTCAAGCTGCGGCTGAGCGTCAGCGGCAAGGTGCCGGACGCCATTGGTATCACCGGCGGCTTCGCGCAGTACTCGGACGCGGACGGCTGCTGGCTCGCCGACGACCCGAACGGCTGGATCTACTTCTTCGACATCCTCGCCGCGGGCTCCGACCCGGGCAAGCCGGACGACGCCAAGCCGCAGACCGGTGGCCAGACCCCGATCTCCGACGTCAACGAGGTCGACGTCGACGGCTCGCTCGCCGAGACCGGCTCCAGCTCCGGCCTGCCGATCATCGCCACCGTCGGTGGCGTCGCCATTGTCGCCGGTGCCGGCGTCATGTTCGCGATGAAGCGTCGTCGGACCGGTGCCGCGGCGTAA